A region of Paraburkholderia sp. BL23I1N1 DNA encodes the following proteins:
- a CDS encoding homoserine kinase, protein MAVFTAVTEPQLAEWMRHYDLGEVVEFRGIPSGIENSNFFLTTTRGEYVLTIFEKLTAEQLPFYLDLMQHLVAHRVPVPDPMLREDGALFGTLHGKPAAIVTKLEGGPELTPKVEHCVEVGQMLARMHLAGRDYPRYQPNLRSLPWWQETVPTILPFLAGAQRDLLSSELAHQEAFFASADYAALPEGPCHADLFRDNVLFARAAPETGHEVRLGGFFDFYFAGCDKWLFDVAVTVNDWCVDLATGKLDDARTKAMLRAYQTVRPFTAEENRHWGDMLRAGAYRFWVSRLYDFHLPRAAELLKPHDPGHFERILRERLTGVALPGIHTSCN, encoded by the coding sequence ATGGCTGTCTTCACCGCTGTCACCGAACCCCAACTAGCAGAATGGATGCGTCACTACGATCTCGGCGAAGTCGTCGAGTTTCGCGGCATCCCGTCCGGTATTGAGAACAGCAACTTCTTTCTGACGACGACGCGCGGCGAATACGTCCTCACGATTTTCGAAAAGCTGACGGCCGAGCAATTGCCGTTCTATCTCGATCTGATGCAGCATTTAGTCGCACACCGCGTGCCGGTGCCGGATCCCATGCTACGCGAAGACGGCGCGCTGTTCGGCACGCTGCACGGCAAGCCCGCAGCCATCGTGACCAAGCTCGAAGGCGGGCCGGAGCTGACGCCGAAAGTCGAACACTGTGTCGAAGTCGGCCAAATGCTCGCGCGCATGCATCTGGCGGGACGCGACTACCCGCGATATCAGCCGAATCTGCGCAGCCTGCCATGGTGGCAAGAGACCGTGCCGACCATCCTGCCGTTCCTCGCCGGCGCGCAGCGCGACCTGCTGTCGTCCGAATTGGCGCATCAGGAGGCGTTCTTCGCGTCGGCGGATTACGCCGCGTTGCCCGAGGGCCCCTGCCACGCCGACCTGTTCCGCGACAACGTGCTGTTCGCGCGTGCCGCGCCGGAAACCGGCCACGAGGTGCGGCTGGGCGGCTTCTTCGACTTCTATTTCGCCGGCTGCGACAAGTGGCTGTTCGACGTCGCGGTAACGGTCAACGACTGGTGCGTCGACCTCGCCACCGGCAAGCTGGATGACGCGCGCACCAAAGCCATGCTGCGCGCCTACCAAACCGTGCGCCCGTTCACCGCTGAAGAAAACCGCCATTGGGGCGACATGCTGCGTGCGGGCGCCTACCGCTTCTGGGTCTCGCGCCTGTATGATTTTCATTTGCCGCGCGCGGCCGAACTGCTCAAACCGCACGACCCCGGCCATTTCGAGCGCATCCTGCGCGAACGCCTGACCGGCGTTGCACTTCCAGGCATTCATACCTCATGCAACTGA
- a CDS encoding BPSS1780 family membrane protein, whose product MQLIEVPAKTGYIWFRQGIWLFRKNPLAFLTLFFTYLLVMTLAAQIPVVGGVLPLVFIPGVAVGFMAACRNTIAGKPVFPTILVDGFHSYGPAVAKRLLLMGVLYVVAMALVLAGSALADGGMLLKVMLGVTTVDQDAIANSNIPLAVITALALYIPVAMIFWFSPVLTAWHDVPPVKAMFFSVVSCWRNRGAFIVFGALWFAVATTVSFGLTALMQALGAADFAFAILMPATMIVTTMLYCSFYATYRGCFGVQTPEAPDLPTTPAA is encoded by the coding sequence ATGCAACTGATCGAAGTCCCCGCGAAAACCGGCTATATCTGGTTCCGGCAGGGTATCTGGCTGTTCCGCAAGAACCCGCTCGCGTTTCTGACGCTGTTCTTTACCTATCTGCTGGTCATGACGCTGGCGGCGCAGATTCCGGTCGTCGGCGGCGTACTGCCGCTGGTCTTCATTCCAGGCGTTGCGGTCGGCTTCATGGCCGCATGCCGCAATACCATCGCGGGCAAGCCGGTGTTCCCGACCATTCTGGTGGACGGCTTTCACTCGTACGGCCCGGCGGTCGCCAAACGTCTGCTGCTGATGGGCGTGCTGTACGTCGTCGCGATGGCGCTGGTGCTGGCCGGCTCGGCGCTCGCCGACGGCGGCATGCTGTTGAAGGTCATGCTCGGCGTGACCACGGTGGATCAGGACGCGATCGCCAACAGCAATATTCCGCTGGCGGTGATCACCGCGCTCGCGCTCTACATTCCGGTCGCGATGATTTTCTGGTTCTCGCCGGTTCTTACCGCGTGGCACGACGTGCCGCCCGTCAAGGCAATGTTCTTCAGCGTGGTCAGTTGCTGGCGCAATCGTGGCGCGTTCATCGTGTTCGGCGCATTGTGGTTCGCGGTGGCGACAACGGTCTCGTTCGGCCTCACCGCGCTGATGCAGGCGCTGGGCGCGGCCGACTTCGCGTTCGCGATTCTGATGCCTGCCACGATGATCGTCACGACCATGCTGTATTGCTCGTTCTACGCGACCTATCGCGGCTGCTTCGGCGTGCAAACGCCCGAAGCGCCGGACCTGCCGACCACCCCGGCGGCCTGA
- a CDS encoding MarR family winged helix-turn-helix transcriptional regulator produces the protein MTQRPALPFTLDEQLCFALYSTSLAMTKAYKPLLDKLGLTYPQYLAMLVLWEADDVAVKDLAARLNLDSATVTPLLKRLEAQGYLERVRGVEDERLVYIRLTKAGTALKRQAREVPAEIFCATQQTPEFLLRLRNDLTRLRTTLNDYMDH, from the coding sequence ATGACCCAGCGCCCCGCCTTGCCCTTCACGCTCGACGAACAACTCTGCTTCGCGCTCTATTCGACCTCGCTTGCGATGACGAAAGCGTACAAACCGTTGCTCGACAAGCTCGGCCTCACCTATCCGCAATATCTGGCGATGCTGGTGCTCTGGGAAGCCGACGACGTCGCGGTCAAAGACCTCGCCGCGCGGCTGAATCTCGACTCGGCAACGGTCACGCCGCTGCTCAAACGTCTCGAAGCGCAGGGATACCTGGAACGGGTACGCGGTGTCGAAGATGAGCGGCTCGTCTATATCCGGCTCACCAAAGCGGGCACCGCCCTGAAGCGCCAGGCTCGCGAAGTGCCGGCAGAAATCTTCTGCGCGACCCAGCAGACGCCTGAATTCCTGCTCCGTCTGCGCAACGATCTGACGCGCCTGCGCACCACGCTCAACGATTACATGGACCACTAG